A genomic window from Candidatus Binatia bacterium includes:
- a CDS encoding amidase gives MADQFSHLDAVAQAELVRRGHASPMELVEAAIGRIEELNPALNAVIHSLFDSARDAARGELPDGPFRGVPFLLKDLDAPLAGAPFHAGMRFLKERNYVAPQNAYYVDKILTAGFVPVGKTNTPELGLTVTTEPEAYGPARNPWNTEHSTGGSSGGSGAAVAARLVPAAHAADGGGSIRIPASECGLVGLKPSRGRVSVGPQYGEYWSGLVANHVVSVSVRDTAQILDCVAGPMPGDPYAAPPQLRPFGEEVGASPGRLRIGVWSDFPGGIAEVHSECVQAVAGAGKLLEQLGHHVEASHPAVLDRSAEQAGGFSGIVGAWVASALNEWGTAAGAEIREEDVEPITWALAEGGRAQTAGDYVNHMKWLGMYTREAGQWWNDFDVLVTPTIAIPPPKIGWLGGADLENPMEGMARILSLLPYTPAFNLTGQPAVSLPLHWTSDGLPVGVQLVGALGREDVLIRVAAQLEEAQPWRDRLPPVCA, from the coding sequence ATGGCCGACCAATTTTCCCACCTCGACGCGGTGGCGCAGGCGGAGCTCGTCCGCCGCGGCCATGCTTCCCCTATGGAGCTCGTCGAGGCGGCCATCGGCCGGATCGAGGAGCTGAATCCTGCCCTCAACGCGGTCATCCACAGCCTCTTCGACAGTGCTCGTGACGCGGCCCGGGGGGAGCTTCCGGACGGGCCGTTTCGCGGCGTGCCCTTCCTCCTGAAGGATCTCGACGCGCCGCTCGCGGGGGCGCCTTTCCACGCGGGGATGCGTTTCCTCAAGGAGCGCAACTACGTGGCCCCGCAGAACGCGTACTACGTCGACAAGATTCTGACGGCCGGGTTCGTCCCTGTCGGAAAGACGAATACGCCCGAGCTCGGGCTCACGGTGACGACGGAGCCCGAGGCATATGGCCCGGCGCGCAACCCGTGGAACACGGAGCACTCCACCGGGGGCTCGAGTGGGGGATCCGGCGCCGCCGTTGCGGCGCGCCTGGTCCCCGCGGCTCACGCTGCGGACGGCGGTGGATCCATTCGTATCCCGGCCAGCGAGTGCGGGCTGGTCGGCCTCAAGCCGTCGCGGGGCAGAGTGTCGGTCGGACCTCAGTACGGCGAGTACTGGAGTGGGCTCGTCGCGAACCACGTCGTCAGCGTGAGCGTCCGCGACACCGCCCAGATTCTCGATTGCGTCGCCGGGCCGATGCCGGGCGATCCCTACGCGGCGCCGCCGCAGCTGCGACCCTTCGGAGAGGAGGTCGGGGCGTCGCCGGGCCGCCTGCGGATCGGCGTGTGGTCTGACTTCCCCGGTGGGATCGCCGAGGTGCACTCGGAGTGCGTGCAGGCCGTGGCCGGTGCGGGGAAGCTCCTGGAGCAGCTGGGGCATCACGTGGAGGCGTCGCATCCCGCGGTGCTGGATCGGTCCGCGGAACAGGCGGGCGGGTTCAGCGGTATCGTGGGCGCGTGGGTCGCCTCCGCTTTGAACGAATGGGGCACGGCCGCCGGCGCCGAGATCCGGGAAGAGGATGTCGAGCCTATCACCTGGGCCCTCGCGGAGGGCGGCCGAGCCCAGACCGCGGGAGACTACGTCAATCACATGAAGTGGCTCGGCATGTACACTCGCGAGGCGGGGCAGTGGTGGAACGACTTCGATGTCCTCGTGACGCCGACGATCGCCATACCGCCACCGAAGATCGGCTGGCTCGGTGGTGCGGATCTCGAAAATCCCATGGAGGGGATGGCTCGAATTCTATCTTTGCTACCCTATACGCCGGCGTTCAATCTCACCGGTCAGCCGGCGGTGTCCCTGCCGCTGCACTGGACGAGCGACGGGTTGCCGGTGGGGGTTCAGCTGGTGGGTGCGCTCGGGCGCGAGGACGTGCTGATCCGCGTCGCCGCGCAGCTCGAGGAAGCGCAGCCCTGGAGAGACCGGCTGCCGCCGGTGTGTGCCTGA